A single Molothrus aeneus isolate 106 chromosome 9, BPBGC_Maene_1.0, whole genome shotgun sequence DNA region contains:
- the AKR1A1 gene encoding aldo-keto reductase family 1 member A1 gives MPATCDFVTLHTGQKMPLVGLGTWKSDRGQVKEAVKHALSVGYRHIDCAAAYSNEAEIGEAFQECVGPSKVIKREDLFVTSKLWNTKHHPEDVEPALRKTLGDMKLDYLDLYLMHWPHAFERGDNLFPKNPDNTMRYDYIDYKETWKAMEKLVEKGLVKAIGLSNFNSRQIDDVLSVATVKPAVLQVECHPYLAQNELIAHCQKRGLVVTAYSPLGSPDRMWKHPDEPVLLEEPGVKKIAEKYSKSPAQIVLRWQVQRKVVVIPKSVTPARIQQNLQVFDFSLTAEEMSHIGNLNKNWRYIVPMITVDGKLVARDAGHPHYPFNDPY, from the exons ATGCCTGCAACATGTGACTTCGTTACACTCCACACTGGGCAGAAGATGCCTCTCGTGGGACTGGGAACCTGGAAAAGTGACCGTGGCCAA GTGAAGGAGGCAGTGAAACACGCCCTCAGCGTGGGCTATCGCCACATCGACTGCGCAGCCGCCTACAGCAACGAAGCCGAGATCGGGGAGGCCTTCCAGGAGTGTGTGGGGCCCAGCAAG GTTATTAAAAGGGAGGACCTGTTTGTAACATCAAAGCTCTGGAATACCAAGCACCACCCAGAAGATGTAGAGCCAGCACTGAGGAAAACACTTGGAGATATGAAACTGGATTACCTGGACCTGTACCTCATGCACTGGCCTCATGCCTTTGA ACGAGGGGACAATCTCTTCCCAAAGAATCCCGATAACACGATGCGTTACGACTACATTGATTATAAGGAGACCTGGAAGGCTATGGAGAAACTGGTGGAGAAAGGTCTTGTGAAAGCCATTGGGCTGTCAAACTTCAACAGTCGGCAGATTGATGATGTGCTAAGTGTGGCTACTGTGAAGCCAGCTGTGCTCCAG GTGGAATGCCATCCTTACCTAGCTCAGAACGAGCTGATTGCTCACTGCCAGAAGCGAGGACTGGTGGTCACTGCCTACAGTCCCCTTGGCTCTCCGGATCGCATGTGGAAACACCCGGATGAGCCTGTGCTGCTAGAGGAACCTGGGGTcaaaaaaattgctgaaaaatacagcaaatcACCTGCACAGATTGTCCTCAG ATGGCAAGTGCAGCGTAAAGTGGTTGTCATTCCCAAGAGTGTCACTCCTGCTCGCATTCAGCAGAATCTGCAG GTGTTTGACTTCAGCCTCACAGCAGAGGAGATGAGCCACATTGGAAACCTGAATAAAAACTGGCGTTACATCGTGCCAATGATTACG GTGGATGGAAAGCTTGTAGCCAGAGATGCTGGACACCCCCACTACCCCTTCAATGACCCCTATTAA
- the CCDC17 gene encoding coiled-coil domain-containing protein 17 — MGTFLCPRCCLAFRSRPLLRVHMEKLCLGPTAPSSSCLRGGDPLPVEGAQGTARKPQDISPLPLQGQQQPPQELLEAHERQVAEIRARTQQLERQREGLCRRLATLGARAEPGEPEPSQGPWDQARHVRTAQHRATLHLDTLLPPAGPLAAEARALRVSYLRSGGHNPAILEQLLHLQLEATVLEKGTAGLRRGRRMEPPGTGTHGLDAALLAVELENWRLEDELLALKVRRERRADAGSRAAQRHTQELARLQAEVGMLRCHAEQMRPWLHPSVCPYPTGPPMPPALAVPELFMERPRAALGPGRPTAHVPPGHPLTPFVALEDPPPAQEPPAQDRAPQR, encoded by the exons ATGGGGACCTTCCTCTGCCCCCGCTGCTGCTTGGCGTTCAGATCCCGACCGCTGCTGCGGGTGCACATGGAGAAGCTGTGTCTCGGGCCCAcggcacccagcagctcctgcctccgtGGGGGGGACCCTCTGCCTGTGgagggagcacagggcacagcaaggAAACCACAGGACATCTCG CCGCtcccactgcagggacagcagcagccgccgcaggagctgctggaagcccACGAACGCCAGGTGGCCGAGATCCGGGCCAGGACCCAGCAGCTGGAGCGGCAGAGAGAGG GGCTGTGCCGGCGGCTGGCGACACTGGGGGCCAGGGCTGAGCCGGGGGAGCCCGAGCCGAGCCAAGGCCCGTGGGACCAGGCCAGACATGTCCGAACAGCACAGCACCG ggccaccctCCACCTCGACACCCTCCTGCCGCCCGCAGGGCCGCTCGCGGCCGAGGCCAG ggcactgCGAGTGTCCTACCTGCGCTCCGGGGGACACAACCCGgccatcctggagcagctcctccacctCCAGCTGGAGGCCACggtgctggagaagggaacGGCGGGGCTGCGCAGGGGCAGGCGGATGG agccccccgGCACTGGCACTCACGGTCTGGATGCGGCACTGCTGGCCGTGGAGCTGGAGAACTGGCGTCTGGAAGATGAACTGTTGGCACTGAAGGTcagaagggagaggagagcagatGCTG GCTCACGGGCAGCCCAGCGGCACACACAGGAACTGGCGCGGCTCCAGGCAGAGGTGGGAATGCTGCGATGCCATGCAGAGCAGATGAGGCCATGGCTGCACCCCTCTGTCTGCCCATACCCTACAGGCCCCCCGATGCCACCAGCCCTTGCTGTGCCAGAACTTTTCATG gagcgccccagggcagcactggggccTGGCAGACCCACGGCCCATGTGCCCCCTGGACATCCCCTCACCCCCTTTGTGGCCCTGGAGGaccctcctcctgctcaggagCCCCCAGCACAAGACAGGGCTCCCCAAAGGTGA
- the NASP gene encoding nuclear autoantigenic sperm protein: MQSSAIAAPSCVEPAPASQTRMEEELAAPSTSTDKTDSMDVDGESKKLLGLGQKHLVMGNIPAAVNAFQEAASLLGKKYGETADECAEAFFYYGKSLLELARMENGVLGNALEGVQVEEEGEKAEEDSALPAADEETREELREQVYNAMGEKEEAKKSTEESTVLSEKEVKEEDVEMKEIKEEPKEAAADKDAKPEEAEGKTEISVGKEETSEEQKKQVPVKEEAAVEEKEVEKEQKTVPEDKVEKAAEEERTTEVSDKEAKAAGEEAEVGEVAVEEKGETGEQAAEATEKEPAVEKGEAVEEQAETAVEEKAEAQVAAAVEQKETEEGDAEVAEQKKAEEKHEPVETEEKPSESKETEPSKEPVPTEGKETPNDMKEKAEVAAKVEKEEKKGDLMEEGEGAKVEKEEKDDLMEEGEETEESEEEDKENDKADDDKENELTVEDKESEEDEIGNLELAWDMLELAKVIYKRQETKEAQLHAAQAHLKLGEVSIESENYTQAIEEFQACLALQQKYLEAHDRLLAESHYQLALAYHYNSDFDEAVLQFGKSMEVIDKRLAILTERIKKADTGSPEDEKEIEELKGLLPEIKEKIEDSKESQKSAKVAELGLKATLVGTTSGFAQSEDSGSVSTIPVRKGADGASQCVTDISHLVRKKRKPEEETHQGDNEAKKSKPEPAVNGGGGDSVPRGNEVAEKMEEETEKRPQAESGAAVESTV; encoded by the exons ATGCAATCCTCGGCCATCGCCGCTCCCTCCTGCGTTGAGCCCGCGCCGGCCTCCCAGACTAG GATGGAAGAGGAACTGGCAGCTCCTTCCACATCCACAGACAAGACAGACAG TATGGATGTGGACGGAGAATCAAAGAAACTATTGGGTTTGGGACAGAAGCACTTGGTAATGGGAAATATTCCAGCTGCTGTGAATGCATTCCAGGAAGCTGCAAGCTTACT GGGTAAAAAGTATGGTGAGACAGCGGATGAGTGTgcagaagcttttttttattatggaaAATCTCTCCTGGAGTTGGCAAG AATGGAAAATGGTGTGCTGGGAAATGCCTTAGAAGGGGTGCAggtggaagaggaaggagaaaaagcagaagaagaCTCTGCACTGCCAGCTGCTGATG AAGAAACAAGGGAGGAGTTGAGAGAACAGGTTTATAACGCCatgggggaaaaggaagaggcCAAAAAGTCCACGGAAGAGTCTACAGTCCTCTCTGAGAAGGAAGTCAAAGAAGAGGATGTTGAAATGAAAGAGATTAAAGAAGAACCcaaagaagcagctgctgacaAGGATGCAAAGCCTGAAGAGGCTGAAGGGAAGACTGAGATTTCTGtgggaaaagaagaaacttcAGAAGAACAGAAGAAGCAGGTGCCTGTGAAAGAGGAGGCAGCTGTGGAAGAGAAGGAGGTAGAAAAAGAGCAGAAGACGGTGCCTGAGGACAAGGTAGAGaaggcagctgaggaggagagaACGACAGAAGTGTCAGACAAGGAGGCAAAGGCAGCTGGGGAAGAGGCTGAAGTAGGAGAAGTGGCTGTGGAAGAGAAGGGAGAGACGGGAGAACAGGCAGCAGAAGCAACAGAAAAAGAGCCAGCTGTGGAGAAGGGAGAGGCTGTAGAAGAGCAGGCAGAGACAGCTGTGGAAGAGAAGGCAGAAGCAcaggtggcagctgctgtggaacAGAAAGAAACTGAAGAAGGGGATGCAGAGGTGGCTGAACAGAAGAAGGCAGAAGAGAAACATGAGCCAGTAGAGACAGAAGAGAAACCAAGTGAATCTAAAGAGACAGAGCCCTCAAAGGAACCTGTGCCCACAGAGGGCAAAGAGACACCAAATGACATGAAAGAAAAGGCTGAAGTTGCTGCTAAGgtagagaaagaggaaaagaaaggtgaCCTGATGGAAGAGGGTGAAGGTGCTAAggtagaaaaagaagagaaagatgaCCTGATGGAAGAGGGAGAAG AAACAGAAGAATCTGAAGAGGAAGACAAAGAAAATGATAAAGCCGATGATGATAAGGAGAATGAATTGACAGTGGAAGACAAG GAAAGTGAGGAGGATGAAATTGGCAATCTTGAGCTAGCCTGGGACATGCTGGAGTTAGCAAAAGTCATTTACAAAAG acaagaaacaaaagaagcTCAGCTCCATGCAGCTCAAGCTCATCTGAAGTTAGGAGAAGTTAGCATTGAATCTG AGAACTACACACAGGCAATAGAGGAGTTCCAGgcctgcctggccctgcagcagaaGTACCTGGAGGCCCACGACCGGCTGCTGGCCGAGAGCCACTACCAGCTCGCCCTGGCCTACCACTACAACAGCGACTTCGACGAGGCCGTGCTTCAGTTTGGGAAGTCCATGGAGGTCATAGACAAAAGACTGG CAATACTGACTGAGCGAATAAAGAAGGCAGACACTGGGTCCCCTGAGGATGAGAAGGAGATAGAAGAACTGAAGGGACTGCTTCCTGAAATTAAAGAGAAGATAGAAGATTCAAAGGAGTCACAGAAAAGTGCAAAAGTAGCTGAGCTAGGACTGAAAGCAACTCTG GTTGGAACTACATCTGGCTTTGCACAAAGTGAAGACAGTGGTTCTGTGTCCACA ATTCCAGTAAGGAAAGGAGCTGATGGTGCATCTCAGTGTGTAACAGACATCTCTCATCTAGTCAGGAAAAAG AGGAAACCAGAGGAGGAGACTCATCAGGGAGACAATGAAGCCAAGAAATCTAAACCAGAACCAGCTGTCAATGGTGGTGGTGGGGACTCTGTCCCCCGTGGAAATGAGGTTGCAGAAAAAATGGAAGAGGAG ACAGAGAAAAGGCCACAAGCAGAATCAGGGGCTGCAGTTGAAAGCACAGTATGA